One window from the genome of Rhodobacteraceae bacterium S2214 encodes:
- the rplL gene encoding 50S ribosomal protein L7/L12, producing MADLKKLAEEIVGLTLLEAQELKTILKDEYGIEPAAGGAVMMAGGGDAGGAAAEEKTDFDVVLKNAGASKINVIKEVRGITGLGLKEAKDLVEAGGKIKEGAPKAEAEEIKAKLEAAGAEVELA from the coding sequence ATGGCTGATCTGAAGAAACTTGCTGAAGAGATCGTTGGTCTGACCCTTCTCGAAGCACAAGAACTGAAAACCATCCTCAAAGACGAGTATGGCATCGAACCAGCTGCCGGTGGCGCAGTGATGATGGCTGGCGGCGGCGACGCTGGCGGTGCAGCAGCAGAAGAGAAGACTGACTTTGACGTCGTTCTCAAGAACGCTGGCGCGTCCAAAATCAACGTCATCAAAGAAGTTCGCGGCATCACAGGTCTTGGCCTGAAAGAAGCTAAAGACCTCGTCGAAGCTGGCGGCAAAATCAAAGAAGGCGCTCCGAAAGCGGAAGCCGAAGAGATCAAAGCGAAGCTGGAAGCAGCAGGCGCAGAGGTTGAACTGGCCTAA
- a CDS encoding DUF4394 domain-containing protein, with protein sequence MFMRTTALATITILSASTAIADGHAALSGYALANDGLTLVTMDSIADPAAAMTYELSARLDAIAYRPVTGDLVGFSRDGMVFTIDKMSGALTDLGATFADDAMVTGAAVAMDFNNAIDAVRMVGDDGANLVYFPEGFGDNDERANSVLRFTDTAYAEGDANEGNEPLIYANAYTNAISGVKAESTFQYALDARTNALVSLANNAGTLETVGTVMVDGEVADLVTAGGFDIVSPEEGVDMGYAILQMDGADTSGLYAIDLTTAEATLLSDLGSTGFSGFAVAMGM encoded by the coding sequence ATGTTTATGCGTACGACAGCACTTGCTACGATCACCATTCTTTCAGCAAGCACAGCCATTGCCGATGGCCACGCCGCTTTGTCAGGCTATGCGCTTGCTAATGACGGGCTGACGCTGGTGACAATGGACAGCATCGCTGATCCGGCCGCCGCTATGACTTACGAACTGTCTGCACGTCTTGATGCGATTGCCTACCGCCCCGTGACCGGTGATCTGGTCGGGTTCTCACGCGACGGCATGGTGTTCACAATTGATAAGATGTCTGGCGCACTGACTGATCTAGGCGCAACCTTTGCCGATGACGCGATGGTCACTGGTGCCGCCGTTGCGATGGACTTTAACAACGCGATTGATGCCGTGCGCATGGTGGGTGACGATGGTGCGAACCTTGTTTATTTCCCTGAAGGGTTCGGCGACAACGACGAACGCGCCAATTCCGTGCTGCGTTTCACCGACACGGCCTACGCCGAAGGTGATGCGAACGAAGGCAACGAACCGCTAATCTATGCAAACGCCTACACTAACGCGATTTCCGGCGTGAAAGCCGAAAGCACGTTCCAGTACGCGCTCGACGCCCGCACAAACGCATTGGTCAGCCTCGCGAACAACGCGGGCACATTGGAAACTGTAGGCACAGTCATGGTTGACGGCGAGGTCGCTGATCTTGTGACCGCGGGCGGTTTTGACATCGTGTCTCCGGAAGAGGGTGTCGATATGGGCTATGCGATCTTGCAGATGGACGGGGCGGACACGTCCGGTCTGTATGCGATCGACCTGACGACAGCCGAGGCGACGCTCTTATCTGATCTGGGCAGCACCGGTTTCTCTGGCTTTGCTGTCGCGATGGGCATGTAA
- the rplJ gene encoding 50S ribosomal protein L10 has protein sequence MDRAQKEQLVEELGQVFESSGVVVVAHYEGMTVAEMQDLRAKMRDAEGSVRVAKNKLAKIALEGKPCASIADYLTGMTVLAYSEDPVAAAKVMDGYAKENDKLVILGGAMGETALDVAGVKAVAAMPSREELIASIVGCIGAPASNIAGAIGAPASNIASILSTIEEKAA, from the coding sequence GTGGATAGAGCACAAAAAGAACAGCTGGTCGAAGAGCTCGGCCAAGTCTTTGAAAGCTCTGGCGTCGTAGTGGTTGCCCACTACGAAGGCATGACAGTTGCCGAAATGCAGGACCTGCGCGCAAAAATGCGTGACGCAGAAGGGTCCGTACGCGTTGCCAAGAACAAGCTCGCCAAAATCGCCTTGGAAGGTAAGCCTTGCGCAAGCATCGCTGATTACCTGACAGGCATGACTGTTCTCGCCTATTCCGAAGACCCTGTCGCTGCGGCGAAGGTCATGGATGGCTACGCTAAAGAAAACGACAAGCTCGTTATTCTTGGCGGTGCTATGGGTGAGACTGCTCTGGACGTAGCTGGTGTGAAAGCCGTTGCCGCGATGCCATCCCGCGAGGAGCTTATCGCTTCTATCGTTGGTTGCATCGGTGCACCTGCAAGCAACATCGCTGGGGCCATTGGCGCGCCTGCTTCGAACATCGCAAGCATTCTCTCAACCATCGAAGAGAAAGCTGCATAA